The Hippocampus zosterae strain Florida chromosome 2, ASM2543408v3, whole genome shotgun sequence genome contains the following window.
atatggcaatATTTTTGGAATACTACGCTGTTTAtcctgaaaagaaaatgacttGATTCATCCAGGGATGTTACGTCAAAATTCTATACGAGTGGGAATAACCCCAGAACTAAAAGTAGGGAGAAGtaattggtttgtttttaggcCATGCTGGTCCCCATGTGGAggggtatatatttttaatatgataataatgacaaaataatttcaaagacCCCTCAAGGTTAAACTCATGTTGTACTCCAGTGgaggtgttttgaaacacttctgatactcaatttgaatgaatatcaagttttataaaggatcgtcggagagaggcactcagaaataacgacaagacacttctggctaccaacaataagTACTTTATTGGtccccacacagaaatgataacacagttcaaacaagttgtatgaagctaaagatgatatactcttaccgtatgccagtaggatggagagccaacatcctcagcagagtgagcttcgatactcgctgggcgtccgtacgctaacccacagcagactctgctgaggagcatcactcccttccttttatcctctaaagtgtgtgcatcgggacgggtgagtggccattctcatccctccctacgccacactgtttgttgtgtaatcaagtggcactgatcacaatcaagtttcgacaattcaagcaaagcagactgtgaagtcgtcaaagcaggctcaagagtttatctctgaagtcgtcaaagcaggcaagttaccaagtcatgcaatcatctcaaagcaggttcaaacgtttttcactgagaagatatacattgattaaagaaaacatcacaaaatatcttaatataccaggaGGGTAGCTAAAAGTGTTTGATTTGGAATCTATttgttggcggcccggtagtccagtggttagcacgtgggcttcacagcgcagaggtaccgggttcgattccagctccggcctccctgtgtggagtttgcatgttctccccgggcttgcgtgggttttctccgggtgctccggtttcctcccacattccaaaaacgtgcatggcaggctgattgaacactctaaaaattgtccctgggtgtgactgtgagcgtggttggttgttcgtttctgtgtgccctgcgattggctggcaaccgattcagggtgtcccccgcctactgcccgaagacagctgggataggctccagcaccccccgcgaccctagtgaggatcaagcggctcggaagatgaatgaatgaatgaatgttttcccCCCTTCACAGTCATTGAATTGCTTGGTGGAAAAACGTGGCTTTTATGTTCCCCTCAGGCAAAGAGCAACTTCTGGAAATCGCCAAGGCCAATGCAGCCGCTATGTGCGCCAAAGTGGGTATGGCCATCCCCGCCAGCCTGAGAAGCTCGATGCTGCCGCTGGCCTTTCCGAGCATGGCCATGAACGCCGCTATGACGGCCGGTACGAACGTCGGTGGAGGCGTCGCGTTTCACGTTTCGGCGATAATTCGACATCTTTTCCTCTCTGCCTTTGCAGCCACCATGACCGCTGCCTTGTCCAACATCaacactttatcctcactgcTGCCGCTGCCCACCACCACACTGCTGCCGCTGCCCACCATCACCAACAAACCTCCCGGTGCGCATCTCAGCAGCAGCATCAATGCCGCATTGGAGGAAGTGAAAAAGAAAGTAACCAAGCAGGCCAACAGCATCAGCATTAAGGAGTTCACCGACGTAAGCGCCCCGTTTCGTCTCTGGACACAACGTTGCGGATTTGCTTCTCGGCAAATGATagcttgttcttgttttgattcctTAATTTAAGGGTTGGCTAATTTTTACTTACAAGCGTCTCCCTCATAATCCTGCGCACCCTAAAATCccatggattattattattatttttttaacatttcaaccTAAATATTCCTGACCCCGTTTCACAGAAAGGAACGTagccaaatactgtacagttgaATCAAATTCATTcgctctaagtcaggggtgtccagactttttgccaaggggccagattttatgtggtaaaatgtcggggggccgaccttggctgacattctttacattgaacaacaatattgttcaacaaattttagtaagccagtctgtttcacatttccatttttattttaatttcaacaatcttaagaatttcttttggttcatttgaaacaggtatatcacatgcaactgcttattcgcttgactttttcttaaacagaagtctccttaGTGCAAATTGATCGATTTGAAacgtaaaatgtatcaccatgacttttcaatagtcacaaaacctttgactcgaacaacagggaaatgaacaagcaatacacatatccacaactgcaaggatcatttgaaatatgacatatcagtcaatataaacacggagtgatgtcttgttaactcgcgagtgatgccctctagtgtctaaatgctattactcatttagtgaatgctattactcatttagccactagagggaagcagtactctatgaaacatcactcaccagtctacgagacctcagtcaatgcaacacgtgttccattgcgaccaacctgcgggccagacggcactgattttatgacaggggccgagggccggatgaaattcgaccgcgggccggatttggcccgcgggccggactttggacatggctgctcTAAGTTGTTTCTAGCTGACATTGCTTCCTCTGCTAACAGAGAGAAACTAGCTTACGAAAGCAGTAAGTGTTGGCAACTTGGCTATTTGATTGCtacatttcacaatttttccaACCGTTCtcgtggacatttttttttaaagtgacctTCATGTTGTTCTTCCGTATTTCAAGACTGGAGACCGGTGGAAGGCAGTCACAAAGTCAATCACTTTGAACACTAGCCAAGCGAGACATTATATAagttatataataataatacatatgtTGCAAAAGCAGTCATGTATTCATTCTCACCTTGGAAACTTTGGACCCAAGGTATGTGCTTCCAAGCACATACTTGCCTCGCCTCAGCTATACGACACTACAGGAGTTAAGCGTGTGAGGGCTCCAAATGCTCCACCCATGCGAGGACGACTGATTTATATAATACATCACAATCATATCAGAGCTTTTTATTGGTCCAAGGCTCAGATAGGgagaaataattgtttttttttttaatatgttggaTTTATTGGTGTGCTGGTTCCTTATTTGTAGGTGCAGCGAACGGCCGCAGACAATTAACccactgcaaaaaataaaaaaagaaaaatatccatctggatggatggatagatagatacacgTCACAAATccagacccccccaaaaaactatgaATGAAATGAACCTAACAGTGTCATAGCGCCAAAGTAGTACCCTCAATGATTCGCCATAATTTATTGGATCCCCTCGTTACAGCTCGTGGATTGCCGAAAGTAAACTCTGGCCGCCACTTTGATGAACCAGGGATTTGAGGGTTGAATCCTACCTGTTGTCACtctgttaaaatgtgttttatcgCAGGTACATTGCTTGCCTCTGATTGCAGCAAAGtgtggctttgtgtgtgtggtttatctttttttattttttttagaaatgcaAGATGATTGTGGACAGCAAAGGTGAGCTGCCGGTGGCAGAACCATATGTGGACGAGGAGGACAGGAAACCATTTGGGGGATTGGTTCTGCGAGAACACAAGGCCATCAGCTTCAACGTCATTGTAAAATACACACACGTTCCACAAATGAAAtcattcaagacaaaatgtcacGATTCCTTCCTCTGCCCCACGCCCGACACATCATGTAATAATTTTGCTTGttacctagaaaaaaaaaaaatcgcacctTTTGTGGATGGAATTAAAAAGTTCCTTTGGCCACGTATATTCTTACAAAATCAATTCACTGTCTCACATAATGAGATCATTTGACTCGTGAATGGGGAAACGTGATTCATTGTAACCGTAACATGTTCACCTTCCAGAACACGACAGTGCGACCCACTGCCCGAAGTGATGCCGGCAAGGCAAAAGAGTTTCCAGTCTCTTCAGGATCGCAGCACCGTATAAAGGTCTCAGCGAAAGATGGACCGTTGCATATATATgagagctcttttcttttctttcacattGTAAGTGATGCAGTGTTGTCCCGTTCAGGAAAGTAAGACAATGGACGCCTACGGAGATTGGGTTCCGGTAGAAAAAACGTCAGATGAGACAAAGAGCGCCGCTGTTCCCCAAGCAGCAGCCAGCTCATCATCAGGTACCAGCGAGTCTTTGAAAGAAGCAGAGTTGCCGGGGACGACCGAGTCATCGGCGGTAGATGACGACAGCGTGTTTCCTGGTCCGCCGCCGCAGGTTGAGAGAACGAACATTCGGTCCGTTTGCGCGAGTGCCACACGTGTTGAATATTTTTCGTCTTTGCAGCCCGTCGATATCTCTCAGGCTGTGAGCGAGAGGATCAAAGCTCAGAAGCGATTGGCCGAAAACCCCTACGACGTCAACGCCATTTGCATGCTTAGCCGGGCCCAGGAGCAGGTAGGAGATGTTCGCTATTGTTTTTGAatggatttttcatttgtaattttcTCGTAAAATTCCATTTTGATTCGTATTATTAGGTTGCAATCGTCTGGGagttttcaaaatgtgaaacttTGAAGGTTGGCTCTTaatagaaaatgaatttgagttgggcaaaatatttttttaaataaagctaAATCGAACCATCAGATTTCATTCAAGTACAGTTGAAAATGACGAGTGCATTGCCTCAAAGAGTTTAGTGAAAATGCACTTAGAGAACCTTGAgagatgttttgtgttttttcaatCAACTTTTGTGGAAGAAAAGAAACTCTTTTACCATTTAAACAGCACTATGTTGATATTTATGGACGCGGGAGGATTTTTCCAATGCAATACAATccacctttatttatatagcgctttcataacAGTTGCAGTACTTAATTTTTGAATGGGTTCAGTTAGGGGTGGAGATTGGAAATATTTAACTCaacatttctatttttcttcaatgaaaaaaaaaaaaagattgttcagTCAAATATTGAAACTTACAACTAAATGTGAAATGTCATGCTTGCTGTCCAGCGTGACATATTTGGTCACTATTACTGCCATAAAAGCCCAGATCTTTTTTCGGTTGCCACCCTCACATAAACAagccacacatacacatacacacacactgggttGCTACCTTGGTTGTGTATGGGCTCTGGTATCAACCTCACAACACCAGATACGCTCTTTGAGCTCATCTCAAGTTTTCCTTTCACAGGTGGATGCATGGGCCCAGTCCAACACTGTTCCTGGTCTTTTCACGGGCACGACGGGAGCGCAGGTCCTCTCTTCAGAGGAGCTGTCCAACAGCGGCCCACAGGCCTGGCTGAAGAAGGTAAAAGGCACAACACAGATAAAGGAGCCAGGGGGTTCAAGTCAGCAGGATGGGTTCTCCAAGGGCCCCTGGAACCAAAaatctgtttttctttcattgataTTCAAGAAATTCCATGCCATTTGGGTCTTGATTTCCCCCAGATAGGACAAAAGTAAGCGTCTGATTTTGCTCAGCAGCACATAGTCatccgcatagcagtggaagcaCCTAAAGGGTGCAGATACAATGAAAAAAGCAGATGTCCCAGAATTGAACCATGTGGAACACCATGCGATAGTGGGGCAATGCAGGACTCTGAGGATTTCAAATGGTTGACCATATTGTCCAACTGTCTCACAAATTTGATGTCCTTGTGTGCTCTCTTAAGCTTAGGCCTAGTCTGATACCCCTCAAATGTCTCGGTTAGGACCAATTCCTCAGGGCAGCGCCGGTATCGGGCGGCGTAGGAGAATTTTTGATGAGAAAAATGGGCTGGAGGGCAGGAGAGGGACTCGGGAGGAACCGCGAAGGCACAGTGGAGCCGATCATCATTGACTTCAAGGTGGACCGCAAAGGTCAGAAGGTCGCATACTTCCTCCATGCTTGTGATGAACGGTGattcaaaactgtttttgtttgattcagGACTGGTTGCTGAAGGAGAGAAGCCACAGAAACCAACAGGGGGACTGGTGGTAACCAAGGACCTCATGGGTAAATGGCACAGTTGTGTAATACCTCCTAAATTGATGAAGTGGCCGCATTAGATAACTGGAAAGGTGTCATGAGATTTTTGGTAGCTGGAATAATACACGACAAAGTTCTGTTTTATGTTAATGGTCAAACCCGCCAAGCTTCTTGACCTCCTGATTTTATTTCCTCTTTCCATAAAGGCAAGCATCCAGTGTCAGCTCTCATTGAATTGTGCACCAAGAAACGGATGACGCAGCCTGACTTTGTCATGGTTCACCACAGCGGCCCGGACCACCGCAAGAATTTCCTCTTCAAGGTAagatagggtttttttttttttaatatctgctCATACCGGGCTGCTGTGGGCTCGGTCATGTTACTCATCAATGCATTTTGTGCTCACCAGGTCACAGTGAACGGTGTGGACTATCAGCCCCAAACAGCTAGTCCCAATAAGAAACATGCCAAGGCCATGGCGGCAACCGTGGCACTGCAGGCTCTTGGAGAGGTAACACAGTCCAAGGCCTTAATAAACGTGACAGGAGGAAAATCCTTACGATTTTAGATGCATTgggttttttaaatctttttttattccaaTTCAAATCTGACTCCTGCTGCCATAGGTGGAAATCTGTGAGGCTGACCTCAAAAGCTTTATAATTGCctgtagatgccacaagatggcggcaaaaatCACTTTTCGACCAGACTATAGCCTGACGAAATGAAGCTCCGCCCCACACTTCACCATACTGTCGCGCCGTGACACCAAGTTGCCACATGATGGCACTAAAGTATTAGTTTCCTATTTCTTAGGGCCTGATCACAAAACGGAGAATAGGTgcgtttttcaacaaataccaGACGATGGGATCACAACCCCCACCCCATAAAAATCTATGACTAtccaaaaattcacaaaaagtgATTCACAAATTCGCAGGGAAACTATATTGGTGAATTTGTGAGTAGCCAACCACCGATACATTTGAGATCCTTAAGTTTGCCGAAAATGTAATTGTATTCATTATGATACGTACCGCTTATTGTAACCATAGGCATCCTCGGTTTACAAGCATTTTGATCTTTCACTGAGTGCAGGTTACGCGGTGACCTAGTCTTGCAGCAGTGTAAGAATATGGCATCACGTGGGAGTAGAAACACCCACATCCCTCTGTAGCAGCTACATCATCCAtagctgtttttgtgtgtgtgtgtgtgtgtgtgtgtgtgtgtgtgttcaccagGTTCCAGCTGATGGACCTGGACTCTATACTGGTCCTGTCTTCACGGCTGCTTCCACTGGCCCCCTCTTCTCCACATAGATAACGAGCCGTCATCTGGTTATCTGACCGTTGTTCTTGTCTTCTCATTTTCTATCTGCTTCTATagttgtacagtactgtacaataGTCTTAAGCCACTCTCAGATTTATTGTTTTAGCAATGGCCACATACAAGGTCTCGACTTCCTCCCTCATGGAGGATGCCAGAAAGGCAATAGGTGCCGTTTTGAttttggagggatggatggttCCGTTGCAATCATGATTTAAATGGATATTGGGTACCACTTTGTATCTCTATTCTTAACAAATGTATTGGGTTCCTACTTGGCAAAAATAagttatttgggattttttattgttgtttttttttacattcttttagcacatatggacacccttatgtttgaacaaggtgttcgttatggacaatccatgacgagcacagaagtccaataacaaaacaccactcgagttctgatcgggggacctgaggccgcagttcgatgattgactttatggttgtatcatcggatttgcggccgcatgttttggacactcgggtgaagagaggggcggagttGTCAATTGATCACCACccggtggtgagtaggctccgattgtgggggaagatgcctgtccgtcctggcagacccaaacgtattgtgagggtttgttgggagcatctggcggaatcccctgtcagaaagagtttcaactcccacctccggcagagcttttcccatgtcccgggggatgcgggggacattgagtccaaatgggccatgttccgtgcctctgcagttgaggcggccaatctgagttgtggacgtaaggtggttggtacCTGTCGtagcggcaacccccgtactcgttGGTGGATACCAGCGGTAAGGGATACTGTCAAGCTGAAAAAGGAGTCCTAACGGGCccttatggcctgtgggaccccagaggcagctgacgggtattgactggctaagcggaacgcagcttcggtggtcgccgaggcaaaaacccgggcgtgggaagagttcggtaaGGCCTGGTAGCCGACTTCCAGACggtttcgaggaaattctggtccaccatccgacgtctccggagggggaagcagtgcaccactaacactctGTACAGTGGGCATgaggcgctgctgactttgactcaggacgttgtgaaccagtgggcagggtacgaagacctcctcaactccaccaacacgccttcctctgaggaagcagagtctgaggaccttgaggtgggctctcctatctctgtggttgaagtcaccgatgtggttaaaaagctcttcGGTGGCAAGGCctcaggggtggatgagatcctccCGGAGTTTCTCAAGGATCTGGATGCTGTGggcctgtcctggttgacacgcctctgcagcatcgcgtggtcatcggggagagtgcctctggattggcagaccggggtggtagtccctctttttaaaaagggggaccagggggtgtgttccaactacagagggctcacactcctcagcctccctggtaaggtctattcaggggtgctggagaggagggtccgtcaggaattcgagcctcagattgaggaggagcagtgtcagagtttggttcgcattgccggcagtaagttggaattgtttccagtgagggtaggaatCCGCCaaagctgccctttgtcgccgattctgttcataacctttatgagcagaatttctaggcgcagccgaagctttgagggggtccgttttggtggcctcagtattgcatctctgctttttgcagatgatgtagtactgttggctcctttaagcagggctctccaactctcactggagcgtttcgcagccgagtgtgaagcggttgggataaaAATCAggacctccaaatctgaaaccatggtcctcagtgggaaaagggtggagtgtcccctctgggtcggggaggagatcttgccccaagtggaggagctcaagtatcttggggtcttgttcacgagtgaaggCACGAGGgggcgagagatcgacaggcggatcggtgcagtgtctgctgtgatgcggacgttgtatcggtctgtcgtggtaaagaaggagctgagccaaagggtgaagcgCTCCATTTACcagttgatctacgttccaaccctcatctatggtcacgagctatgggtcgtgaccgaaagaacgagatcccagatacaaacggacgaaattagttttctccacagggtgtccgggctctaaggtgagaagctcggtcatccggaggGGCTCAAAGTcaaaccgcttctcctccacatcgagagcagccagatgaggtggcttgggcatctgattcg
Protein-coding sequences here:
- the LOC127596517 gene encoding protein SON; this translates as MAANIEQIFQDFILNKIREIEDENVDKTAPQGVAACNEITSEDNKDKNCDDKSSKKKHKKHKKHKSKKKKQKREKEAKENSSESEEEFDAHSRKVAPTDNEQPCQGLASSSKSHKHKTGKKKKKKKKRKRHKSERRGNSSDSDTKQRRSKCAPSLLPRPCEELPDIIPKQDSSSGAKADGGKRRRSRSHSHGSHSSPEGWSSRPGKRKARSRSRSISQGHRTSSRSLDTRDGLDPSTESKDDAAKRIPPLSPSSKKRDVVEQQSLDHNHVAAETTAGAAGEHSVVAEDCAAPPSVPNPPSRAQRSEEPVEPAEPRPKASERVSASARKSPPKKPCKPSKSPSRSREEKSSKRQKRSSSPRRNHRMRSSSRSRSRSSSRRKRARSRSRNRRSRRSRSVSRDGRRRGTYSQRDRWKREPSSSPELILRKKRSPTWKHGANLDGSQQISDLGKEQLLEIAKANAAAMCAKVGMAIPASLRSSMLPLAFPSMAMNAAMTAATMTAALSNINTLSSLLPLPTTTLLPLPTITNKPPGAHLSSSINAALEEVKKKVTKQANSISIKEFTDKCKMIVDSKGELPVAEPYVDEEDRKPFGGLVLREHKAISFNVINTTVRPTARSDAGKAKEFPVSSGSQHRIKESKTMDAYGDWVPVEKTSDETKSAAVPQAAASSSSGTSESLKEAELPGTTESSAVDDDSVFPGPPPQPVDISQAVSERIKAQKRLAENPYDVNAICMLSRAQEQVDAWAQSNTVPGLFTGTTGAQVLSSEELSNSGPQAWLKKDQFLRAAPVSGGVGEFLMRKMGWRAGEGLGRNREGTVEPIIIDFKVDRKGLVAEGEKPQKPTGGLVVTKDLMGKHPVSALIELCTKKRMTQPDFVMVHHSGPDHRKNFLFKVTVNGVDYQPQTASPNKKHAKAMAATVALQALGEVPADGPGLYTGPVFTAASTGPLFST